Proteins encoded within one genomic window of Microbacterium sp. LKL04:
- a CDS encoding beta-galactosidase → MQNYRWVKDGSQEPGTMRYGADYNPEQWPREVWDDDIRLMRTAGVNIVSLGIFSWGLLEPRPGEFDFSWLDEIIDLLHANGIDVDLATATASPPSWMARRHPEILPQTVDGTILWPGARQHWRPTSPVFREYALRLVRALAERYGDHPAVVAWHISNELGCHNLYDYSDDAARAFRVWLEARYGTIEALNDAWGTAFWSQHYEEWDEILPPRSAPTIRNPGQQLDFERFSSDAVRDHLRAEAAVLDEVTPGIPRTTNFMVAQNVRDIDYPSWVPDVDFVSNDHYLRPGEFGRDDLSFWANLTGNIAGGLPWFLMEHATSAVNWREVNPPKRSGELVRDALTHVGHGADAVCYFQWRQSRAGGERYHSGMVPHAGENSRVFRDVVALGGALRDVSPVTGSRRQKAHVAIVVDYESWWVSGRDAHPSDSPAYDVESLAWYRALLDLGVRADVIPVGAAFDGYEVLIAPMLHVVPEDLRSRLEAYTDAGGHLVTTYFSGIVDENDRVWLGGYPGALRELLGVMVEEFVPLLPEERIALASGAVAHGWTERIVHVGDDVELLDTYADGDLAGAPAVTRRSLPAGGSATYVSADIGRDGVRAVLAGLGLEALAGDPRSADGRLDVIERGDDEARYVFLSNRTDDEVAAPVVGDVLVGGAAASGVVTVPPRGVVVVRVAR, encoded by the coding sequence GTGCAGAACTATCGCTGGGTGAAGGACGGCTCGCAGGAGCCCGGGACCATGCGCTACGGCGCCGACTACAACCCCGAGCAGTGGCCTCGCGAGGTGTGGGACGACGACATTCGCCTCATGCGCACGGCGGGCGTGAACATCGTCTCGCTCGGTATCTTCTCGTGGGGCCTGCTCGAGCCCCGCCCCGGCGAGTTCGACTTCTCGTGGCTCGACGAGATCATCGACCTGCTGCACGCGAACGGCATCGACGTGGACCTGGCGACCGCGACGGCGTCGCCTCCCTCGTGGATGGCCCGGCGGCATCCCGAGATCCTGCCGCAGACCGTCGACGGCACGATCCTCTGGCCCGGCGCCCGCCAACACTGGCGGCCGACCTCGCCCGTGTTCCGCGAGTACGCACTGCGCCTGGTCCGCGCGCTCGCCGAGCGCTACGGTGACCACCCCGCCGTCGTCGCGTGGCACATCTCCAACGAGCTCGGATGCCACAACCTCTACGACTACTCCGACGACGCCGCGCGCGCGTTCCGGGTCTGGCTCGAAGCCCGCTACGGCACGATCGAGGCGCTCAACGACGCGTGGGGCACGGCGTTCTGGTCGCAGCACTACGAGGAGTGGGACGAGATCCTGCCGCCGCGATCGGCGCCGACCATCCGCAACCCCGGGCAGCAGCTCGACTTCGAGCGGTTCTCGTCCGATGCCGTCCGCGACCACCTGCGCGCCGAGGCGGCCGTGCTCGACGAGGTGACCCCCGGCATCCCGCGGACGACGAACTTCATGGTCGCGCAGAACGTCCGCGACATCGACTACCCGTCCTGGGTGCCCGACGTCGACTTCGTCTCGAACGATCACTACCTGCGACCCGGCGAGTTCGGGCGCGACGACCTCTCGTTCTGGGCGAACCTCACGGGCAACATCGCCGGCGGACTGCCGTGGTTCCTCATGGAGCACGCGACGAGCGCCGTCAACTGGCGCGAGGTCAACCCGCCCAAGCGCTCCGGCGAGCTCGTGCGCGACGCCCTCACGCACGTCGGGCACGGCGCCGACGCGGTCTGCTACTTCCAGTGGCGGCAGTCGCGCGCCGGCGGCGAGCGCTACCACTCCGGCATGGTGCCCCACGCCGGTGAGAACAGCCGCGTGTTCCGCGACGTCGTCGCCCTCGGCGGAGCGCTGCGCGACGTATCGCCGGTCACCGGTTCGCGTCGCCAGAAGGCGCACGTCGCGATCGTCGTCGACTACGAGTCGTGGTGGGTCAGCGGGCGCGACGCGCACCCGTCGGACTCGCCCGCCTACGATGTCGAGTCGCTCGCCTGGTACCGGGCCCTCCTCGACCTCGGCGTCCGCGCCGACGTCATCCCTGTCGGTGCCGCGTTCGACGGGTACGAGGTGCTCATCGCCCCGATGCTGCACGTCGTCCCCGAAGACCTGCGGTCGCGTCTCGAGGCATATACGGATGCCGGTGGCCACCTCGTCACGACGTACTTCTCGGGCATCGTCGACGAGAACGACCGCGTCTGGCTGGGCGGCTACCCCGGCGCGCTGCGCGAGCTGCTCGGCGTCATGGTCGAAGAGTTCGTGCCGTTGCTGCCCGAGGAGCGCATCGCCCTCGCCTCGGGAGCCGTTGCGCACGGCTGGACCGAGCGGATCGTGCACGTCGGCGACGACGTCGAGCTGCTCGACACCTACGCCGACGGCGACCTCGCCGGTGCGCCGGCGGTGACGCGGCGCAGTCTGCCCGCGGGCGGGTCGGCGACATACGTGTCGGCCGACATCGGCCGCGACGGCGTCCGCGCGGTGCTCGCGGGGCTCGGTCTCGAGGCGCTCGCCGGCGACCCGCGGTCGGCGGACGGCCGACTCGACGTCATCGAGCGCGGCGACGACGAGGCGCGCTACGTCTTCCTCTCCAACCGCACCGACGACGAGGTCGCGGCGCCGGTGGTCGGCGACGTGCTCGTCGGCGGCGCCGCGGCATCCGGTGTCGTCACGGTGCCGCCGCGGGGAGTGGTGGTCGTCCGCGTCGCGCGCTGA
- a CDS encoding TetR/AcrR family transcriptional regulator: protein MTDAPARGPYAKSAARRSEIIATATAVFGTHGYRGGSLRQIAKQLDLGLTTVMHHFPTKVSLLAAVLSQEDAADTDFLERSARDGFIPTVLAIVERNIARRELVRMFTVVQAEATHADHEAHEWLRQRYASVIPDYRDAIEHDRAAGRLTTTEDATMLADLVIGTWEGIQVRWLADGTDPVAAMRVALDALLRPKV from the coding sequence ATGACCGATGCACCGGCCCGCGGACCGTACGCGAAGTCCGCCGCGCGGCGCAGCGAGATCATCGCGACGGCGACGGCCGTCTTCGGTACGCACGGGTACCGGGGCGGGTCCCTGCGCCAGATCGCGAAGCAGCTGGATCTCGGCCTCACGACCGTCATGCACCACTTCCCCACGAAGGTGTCGCTGCTGGCAGCCGTCCTCTCGCAGGAGGATGCCGCCGACACGGACTTCCTCGAGCGCTCCGCCCGGGACGGCTTCATCCCCACGGTGCTCGCGATCGTCGAGCGGAACATCGCCCGGCGCGAACTCGTGCGCATGTTCACCGTTGTGCAGGCCGAGGCGACGCACGCCGACCATGAGGCGCACGAGTGGCTGCGGCAGCGCTACGCGTCGGTCATCCCCGACTACCGCGACGCGATCGAGCACGACCGTGCGGCCGGACGGTTGACCACGACGGAAGACGCCACCATGCTCGCCGACCTCGTGATCGGCACGTGGGAGGGCATCCAAGTGCGCTGGCTCGCCGACGGCACGGACCCCGTCGCCGCGATGCGCGTCGCGCTGGACGCTCTACTCAGGCCGAAGGTGTGA
- a CDS encoding zinc-binding dehydrogenase, whose translation MRAMVMERIAGPLVVTEVPDPVAPAGGAVIEVHATGLCRSDWHAWVGHDDIALPHVPGHELAGVVVEVGAGVENWSVGDRVTVPFVCGCGRCDWCRTGNAQVCPDQQQPGFTHWGSFAERVALHAADRNLVAVPQSISFAAAAALGCRFATAYRALTARAHLTPGEWVVIVGAGGVGLSAVMIAKALGAKVVAVDRSVAALDVARTLGVDEVIVADGRDVPEAVHAITGGGAHVSIDAVGSEQTCADAIHSLRRRGRHVQVGLLPSASGLTPAPLARAIAWELDLLGSHGMAAEDYPGMLELIARGTLRPQDLIERTVSLEQAAELLPVMDSASPAGMTMIDPRLTPSA comes from the coding sequence ATGCGCGCGATGGTGATGGAACGGATCGCAGGACCCCTCGTCGTCACCGAGGTCCCCGATCCGGTCGCGCCCGCGGGCGGCGCCGTCATCGAGGTGCACGCGACGGGCCTCTGCCGCAGCGACTGGCATGCCTGGGTCGGACACGACGACATCGCCCTGCCCCACGTTCCCGGGCACGAGCTCGCGGGCGTCGTCGTCGAGGTCGGCGCAGGCGTCGAGAACTGGTCGGTCGGCGACCGGGTCACGGTGCCGTTCGTCTGCGGATGCGGCCGGTGCGACTGGTGCCGCACCGGCAACGCTCAGGTGTGCCCCGACCAGCAGCAGCCCGGCTTCACCCACTGGGGTTCGTTCGCCGAGCGGGTCGCCCTCCATGCCGCCGACCGCAACCTCGTCGCCGTGCCGCAGTCGATCTCGTTCGCCGCTGCCGCCGCACTCGGATGCCGCTTCGCCACCGCCTACCGTGCGCTCACCGCGCGTGCGCACCTGACCCCGGGGGAGTGGGTCGTCATCGTCGGAGCCGGCGGGGTCGGGCTCAGCGCCGTCATGATCGCGAAGGCGCTCGGCGCGAAGGTCGTCGCGGTCGACCGGTCGGTCGCGGCGCTCGACGTCGCACGCACTCTCGGCGTGGATGAGGTCATCGTCGCGGACGGGCGCGACGTGCCCGAGGCCGTGCACGCGATCACGGGTGGCGGCGCCCACGTCTCGATCGACGCCGTCGGCAGCGAACAGACCTGCGCGGATGCCATCCACAGCCTGCGCCGCCGGGGCCGGCACGTGCAGGTCGGGCTGCTGCCCTCGGCATCCGGTCTCACTCCAGCACCGCTGGCGCGCGCCATCGCGTGGGAGCTCGATCTGCTCGGCAGTCACGGCATGGCGGCCGAGGATTACCCGGGGATGCTGGAGCTCATCGCCCGCGGCACGCTCCGCCCGCAGGACCTCATCGAGCGGACCGTGTCGCTCGAGCAGGCCGCCGAGCTGCTGCCGGTCATGGACTCGGCGTCGCCCGCGGGGATGACGATGATCGACCCGCGGCTCACACCTTCGGCCTGA
- a CDS encoding LysR family transcriptional regulator, producing MSRDRLVDLLPHLPLLDALGEDEHVTRAAEALGVPQPTVSRALRQLESRLGVALVARDGRGIRLTDAARRMLPGVRVALRAAQDALDSLDDARSTVGLAFQNSLGENLVPRLVRRLREARPDIRVQLWQGARDACLAELDSGRTDLAIVSGAAATHPSGETLHLYDEPLVVVVPEGHRLATAARVSLADVVGETHVTLKPGYGLRRTLEQLFAAEGVPLDIAFEGDDLRTLHGLVAAGLGIAIGPEVPHPLDGCVQRPIDDPRAARDMGVVFRSGPRPPAVDDVIAVLRELTRS from the coding sequence ATGAGTCGTGACCGCCTCGTGGACCTGCTGCCGCACCTCCCGCTGCTCGACGCACTGGGTGAGGACGAGCACGTCACCCGCGCGGCCGAGGCGCTCGGGGTGCCGCAGCCGACCGTGAGCCGTGCGCTCCGCCAGCTCGAGTCGCGGCTCGGCGTCGCGCTGGTCGCGCGGGACGGCCGCGGCATCCGGCTCACCGACGCCGCGCGTCGCATGCTGCCCGGCGTCCGCGTCGCCCTCCGCGCGGCGCAGGACGCGCTCGACTCCCTCGACGACGCCCGGTCGACCGTCGGGCTCGCGTTCCAGAACTCGCTCGGCGAGAACCTCGTCCCGCGGCTCGTCCGGCGGCTGCGCGAGGCGCGCCCCGACATCCGGGTGCAGCTCTGGCAGGGCGCACGAGACGCGTGCCTCGCCGAACTCGACTCTGGACGGACCGACCTCGCGATCGTCTCGGGGGCCGCCGCGACGCATCCCTCCGGAGAAACGCTCCACCTCTACGACGAGCCGCTCGTCGTCGTTGTCCCCGAGGGGCACCGACTCGCGACGGCCGCGCGGGTCTCGCTCGCGGACGTCGTCGGTGAGACGCACGTCACGCTCAAGCCGGGGTACGGACTGCGCCGCACGCTCGAGCAGCTCTTCGCCGCCGAGGGCGTGCCGCTCGACATCGCCTTCGAGGGCGACGATCTGCGCACCCTGCACGGTCTCGTCGCCGCGGGGCTCGGCATCGCCATCGGGCCCGAGGTGCCGCATCCGCTCGACGGGTGCGTGCAGCGGCCCATCGACGATCCGCGCGCGGCGCGCGACATGGGCGTGGTCTTCCGGTCCGGGCCGCGCCCGCCCGCGGTTGACGACGTCATCGCCGTGCTCCGGGAGCTCACGCGGTCCTGA
- a CDS encoding MFS transporter, protein MPTVERVTTVGIPPLTASPRRLGAAMWTTGIATFGVLYAPQGLLTGIAETYRLTAADASWVVSAATLGLALAILPWALAADRFGRRRMLRVAAVAAAVIAVASPLLPGFAGLLVGRFLLGAALGGIPALAVAYLHEAAGPQRAGVAAGAYVAATSVGGLAGRLVAAPVGEVVGWRLSLELLGILAAALTVLFAVLLPPTEEHRPVPLARSLRVLGRQAVNPRALPLYAIGAMVVGAMVAVFNALGFRLEAAPYFLSATAVSLVFLTYLSGTVTSRLSSALVQRFGTRMPLVAAGAAMVVGAVITLASPVVVIVLGVLLITAGMFLAHATANAATARAGGSGRQHAVALYSVAYYIGSSVLGTIGAAAWTAGGWAALAGLVAVLGILVVTASVKVRD, encoded by the coding sequence GTGCCTACCGTGGAGCGTGTGACGACCGTCGGCATCCCTCCCCTCACCGCGTCGCCCCGTCGGCTCGGCGCGGCGATGTGGACGACGGGCATCGCGACGTTCGGGGTGCTCTACGCGCCGCAGGGCCTGCTGACGGGCATCGCCGAGACGTACCGGCTCACCGCGGCCGACGCGTCGTGGGTCGTGTCGGCGGCGACGCTCGGGCTTGCCCTGGCGATCCTGCCGTGGGCGCTCGCTGCCGACCGCTTCGGACGGAGACGGATGCTGCGGGTCGCCGCCGTGGCCGCGGCGGTCATCGCCGTCGCATCGCCTCTGCTGCCGGGGTTCGCCGGGCTGCTGGTGGGAAGGTTCCTGCTCGGCGCGGCGCTCGGCGGCATCCCGGCTCTCGCGGTCGCGTATCTGCACGAGGCCGCAGGTCCGCAGCGCGCGGGGGTCGCGGCAGGAGCGTACGTCGCCGCGACGAGCGTCGGCGGGCTCGCGGGGCGGCTCGTCGCGGCGCCGGTGGGCGAGGTCGTCGGATGGCGGCTGTCGCTGGAGCTGCTCGGCATCCTCGCGGCAGCCCTGACCGTGCTGTTCGCGGTGCTGTTGCCGCCGACCGAGGAGCACCGGCCGGTGCCGCTCGCCCGCAGCCTGCGCGTCCTCGGACGACAGGCTGTGAACCCGCGCGCACTCCCGCTGTATGCGATCGGCGCGATGGTCGTCGGGGCGATGGTCGCGGTCTTCAATGCGCTGGGCTTCCGCCTCGAAGCCGCGCCGTACTTCCTGTCGGCGACGGCTGTCTCGCTGGTGTTCCTGACGTACCTGTCGGGCACGGTGACCTCACGTCTGTCCAGCGCGCTCGTCCAGCGTTTCGGGACCCGGATGCCGCTGGTCGCCGCCGGCGCTGCGATGGTCGTCGGCGCCGTCATCACCCTCGCGTCGCCGGTGGTCGTCATCGTGCTCGGAGTCCTGCTCATCACGGCGGGGATGTTCCTGGCCCACGCGACGGCGAACGCCGCAACCGCGCGAGCCGGTGGCTCGGGCCGACAGCACGCGGTGGCGCTGTACAGCGTGGCGTACTACATCGGCTCGAGCGTGCTCGGAACGATCGGCGCGGCAGCGTGGACCGCGGGCGGGTGGGCCGCCCTGGCCGGACTCGTCGCTGTGCTCGGGATTCTGGTGGTGACCGCTTCCGTCAAGGTGCGGGACTAA
- a CDS encoding DUF1963 domain-containing protein gives MHPRTWIEGNELWMRFCEAHEAAVAAESDVEIPRVRVSKIVRAADELESSVKQDAGIMQSLRELDPAALDEAGSDLLDTLLGRPMDEWEDDPADFVERYGTDGVLIAPAVYFAGVEQQNQAHDKEAGPYAGEYLREPDDQRQRLLHRVGGVPTTVPSVDRPDSVFLMQVDLLCLHDAFSWDEPIASFLKDSLLPSDGVLQLFHTTTGDSTTDPFLRGGGAQVLHLTEAQLRDRDDPRLVATDYPVSIPSPSVFPTFALAGHREADTDLAVSLQNEADRAAGLRGGVDVPTHRHQIAPRWSRILGLPDLSYGLDDGDRDVLEKELPLSGDDRHLLLFNLASDHQFDGVFGDAGRLEVWLRGSDLAKARFSEVVSFLRSH, from the coding sequence ATGCATCCACGGACCTGGATTGAAGGCAACGAGCTCTGGATGAGGTTCTGTGAGGCTCACGAGGCAGCGGTTGCGGCGGAGTCCGATGTCGAAATTCCTCGCGTTCGGGTCAGCAAGATCGTTCGCGCCGCCGACGAACTGGAATCATCCGTCAAACAGGACGCGGGCATCATGCAGAGTCTGCGTGAACTCGACCCCGCTGCCCTTGACGAGGCCGGTTCCGACCTTCTCGACACTCTCCTCGGCAGACCGATGGATGAATGGGAAGACGACCCCGCGGACTTCGTCGAACGATATGGTACCGACGGCGTTCTGATCGCCCCCGCCGTCTACTTCGCGGGTGTCGAGCAGCAGAACCAGGCCCACGACAAAGAGGCGGGCCCCTACGCCGGCGAGTATCTCCGCGAGCCTGACGATCAGCGGCAGCGACTGCTGCACCGCGTGGGCGGCGTTCCCACAACCGTCCCCAGTGTCGACAGACCTGACTCCGTGTTCCTCATGCAGGTCGATCTCCTCTGCCTCCACGATGCGTTCTCATGGGACGAGCCCATCGCGTCATTCCTGAAGGATTCACTTCTCCCGTCTGACGGTGTGCTTCAGCTGTTCCACACCACGACCGGCGACAGCACCACGGACCCCTTTCTCCGCGGAGGCGGTGCGCAGGTCCTCCACCTGACCGAAGCTCAGCTCCGGGATCGCGACGATCCCCGTCTCGTTGCGACCGACTATCCGGTCAGCATCCCTTCCCCTTCCGTCTTCCCGACATTCGCGCTCGCCGGTCACCGTGAGGCCGACACCGACCTCGCGGTCAGCCTGCAGAACGAGGCAGACCGCGCTGCGGGCTTGCGCGGAGGCGTAGACGTCCCCACGCACCGGCACCAGATCGCGCCGCGGTGGAGTCGCATTCTCGGGCTTCCCGACCTCTCCTACGGTCTGGACGACGGCGACCGCGACGTCCTGGAAAAGGAACTACCCCTCAGCGGGGACGACCGCCACCTTCTCCTCTTCAACCTCGCCTCAGACCATCAGTTCGATGGCGTGTTCGGAGATGCAGGCCGACTCGAGGTCTGGCTGAGGGGAAGTGATCTGGCGAAGGCACGATTCAGCGAGGTCGTCTCTTTCCTGCGATCACACTAG
- a CDS encoding glycoside hydrolase family 127 protein: MTTPIVDTAVSRPIAPADPSRGRFRPLGLSEVRLTDGFWAERQRRNAAATIPHIRARLESEGWLGNFDLAAAGDLPEGRRGREFSDSEVFKYLEALAWELGREPDERSEENFRAVVARVAAAQEPDGYVNTMFGRPGQAPRWSDLEWGHELYCLGHLFQAAVARHRTRPDADDGLIGVARRAADLVCRTFGEGGIERVCGHAEIEAGLAELGRALGEPGYIDQAALFVERRGHGTLADIEWGRVYFQDDVPVREADSLRGHAVRANYLAAGAVDVAVERGDADLLDAVRRQTSHAIARRTYLTGGQGSHHQDEAFGQDWELPSDRAYSETCAGVSSMMLSWRLLLSDGSPEHADLIERTLYNVVATAVGQDGTSFFYANTLHQRVPGEPADPESTSPRASSSSRAPWFDVSCCPPNVARTFAALGAYLATADDDGIQVHQYAGSEIRTILRPGVTVGVRVETSYPDAGDIRLVITESTGGPWSLTLRVPAWAVGATISDADGTRTAEPGTVSVRRSFAVGEEVVLTLPMAPRVTHPHPLIDAVRGSIAVERGPVVYALESIDLGADVDRAVVVGDPELDVRGGEILLRVGVRASEEASWPYGDAVDPVVEETRVRLIPYREWGNRGPSTMRVWIPR, encoded by the coding sequence ATGACCACTCCGATCGTCGACACCGCTGTTTCCCGACCCATTGCGCCGGCCGATCCCTCAAGAGGTCGATTCCGTCCGCTCGGCCTCAGCGAGGTCCGGCTGACCGACGGCTTCTGGGCCGAGCGTCAGAGGCGCAACGCCGCAGCGACCATTCCCCACATCCGGGCGCGGCTCGAGTCCGAAGGCTGGCTCGGGAACTTCGATCTGGCCGCTGCGGGTGACCTTCCCGAGGGGCGCCGCGGACGAGAGTTCTCCGACTCGGAGGTCTTCAAGTACCTGGAGGCGCTCGCATGGGAGCTCGGCCGCGAGCCCGACGAGCGATCAGAGGAGAACTTCCGCGCCGTCGTCGCACGGGTCGCCGCCGCCCAGGAGCCGGACGGCTACGTCAACACCATGTTCGGCCGCCCCGGCCAAGCTCCGCGCTGGTCCGACCTCGAGTGGGGCCACGAACTGTACTGCCTCGGTCACCTCTTCCAAGCGGCGGTCGCCCGTCACCGCACGCGGCCCGACGCAGACGACGGGCTCATCGGTGTCGCGCGTCGTGCTGCGGACCTCGTCTGCCGCACGTTCGGCGAGGGGGGCATCGAGCGGGTGTGCGGGCACGCGGAGATCGAGGCCGGCCTGGCCGAGCTCGGCAGAGCATTGGGCGAGCCCGGATACATCGATCAGGCGGCCCTGTTCGTCGAGCGTCGCGGCCACGGCACGCTCGCCGACATCGAATGGGGCAGGGTCTACTTCCAGGACGACGTTCCGGTACGCGAGGCCGACTCCCTTCGCGGCCACGCGGTGCGCGCCAACTATCTCGCCGCCGGTGCCGTCGACGTCGCTGTCGAACGAGGCGATGCGGATCTGCTGGATGCCGTCCGGCGTCAGACCTCGCACGCCATCGCCCGCCGTACGTACCTCACGGGCGGTCAGGGATCTCACCACCAGGACGAGGCTTTCGGGCAGGACTGGGAGCTGCCCTCCGACCGCGCGTACTCGGAAACGTGCGCCGGGGTCTCCTCGATGATGCTCTCGTGGAGACTGTTGCTGTCCGACGGGTCTCCGGAACACGCTGACCTCATCGAGCGCACTCTCTACAACGTCGTGGCGACGGCGGTGGGGCAGGACGGCACGTCGTTCTTCTACGCCAACACTCTCCACCAGCGTGTGCCGGGCGAGCCCGCCGATCCGGAGTCGACGTCCCCGAGGGCATCCTCGTCGTCGCGCGCACCGTGGTTCGACGTGTCCTGCTGCCCACCTAATGTCGCGCGGACGTTCGCCGCCCTCGGCGCCTACCTCGCCACGGCGGACGACGACGGTATCCAGGTGCACCAGTACGCCGGTTCCGAGATCCGCACGATACTCCGGCCCGGGGTGACGGTCGGCGTGCGCGTCGAGACGTCCTACCCGGATGCAGGCGACATCCGCCTCGTCATCACGGAGTCGACCGGCGGGCCGTGGTCGCTCACTCTGCGCGTGCCGGCGTGGGCGGTCGGGGCGACGATCTCCGATGCGGATGGCACTCGAACCGCCGAGCCCGGGACTGTCAGCGTGCGGCGTTCCTTCGCCGTCGGTGAAGAGGTTGTCCTGACGCTGCCCATGGCGCCCCGTGTGACGCATCCCCACCCGCTCATCGACGCCGTCCGGGGGTCCATCGCGGTCGAACGGGGTCCGGTGGTCTACGCCCTCGAGTCGATCGACCTCGGTGCCGACGTGGATCGAGCCGTCGTCGTCGGCGACCCGGAACTGGATGTGCGGGGCGGCGAGATCCTGCTCCGAGTCGGCGTTCGCGCGTCCGAGGAAGCCTCATGGCCATATGGCGACGCGGTCGATCCGGTGGTCGAAGAGACGCGAGTGCGCCTCATTCCCTATCGAGAGTGGGGCAACCGCGGGCCCTCGACGATGCGCGTATGGATCCCGCGGTGA
- a CDS encoding carbohydrate ABC transporter permease: protein MTATRTLVAPGSTPDSPRRRRSRAQRLVLGIPYAVFTTALAIIFLYPLIWTAVSSVGPRAGTSQTEGWGFGNYLALADYQAGIWVYLGNSLFVSILTVALTLLLSLTGGYAFARFDFPGKNVLFLLVLAILMVPYATLLIPLYVLLNAVGLQNSLVGVALVITMFQLPFSMFMMRVSFESVPKEFDEAAMVDGCSAFSALWRVLIPAVKPGLITVGLFAFLTAWNDFFAPLILINDSARMTLPLAVANLRGQVQGVVDYGATEAGVVVLALPCILLFLILQRHYVRGFMSGAFKG, encoded by the coding sequence ATGACCGCCACGCGCACCCTCGTAGCCCCGGGGTCGACCCCCGACTCGCCGCGACGGCGTCGCTCCCGCGCACAGCGCCTCGTCCTCGGCATCCCCTATGCCGTCTTCACGACAGCCCTCGCCATCATCTTCTTGTACCCGCTCATCTGGACGGCGGTGTCATCGGTGGGCCCCCGTGCGGGTACGAGCCAGACGGAGGGCTGGGGCTTCGGCAACTACCTCGCCCTCGCCGACTATCAGGCGGGGATCTGGGTCTACCTCGGCAACTCCCTGTTCGTATCGATCTTGACGGTGGCGCTGACGCTGCTGCTGTCACTGACCGGCGGGTACGCGTTCGCCCGATTCGATTTCCCGGGCAAGAACGTGCTGTTCCTCCTGGTGCTCGCGATCTTGATGGTGCCGTACGCGACGCTGTTGATCCCGCTCTACGTCCTGCTGAACGCCGTCGGCCTGCAGAACTCGCTCGTCGGGGTGGCCCTGGTGATCACCATGTTCCAGTTGCCGTTCTCGATGTTCATGATGCGAGTGTCGTTCGAATCGGTCCCCAAGGAATTCGACGAGGCCGCCATGGTCGATGGGTGCTCCGCATTCAGCGCGCTGTGGCGCGTGCTGATCCCCGCCGTCAAGCCGGGATTGATCACCGTCGGGTTGTTCGCCTTCCTCACCGCGTGGAACGACTTCTTCGCGCCGCTCATTCTCATCAACGACTCCGCGCGGATGACGCTGCCTCTCGCGGTCGCCAACCTGCGGGGCCAGGTCCAGGGCGTCGTCGACTACGGCGCGACGGAGGCGGGGGTCGTCGTGCTGGCGCTGCCCTGCATCCTTCTCTTCCTGATCCTTCAACGTCATTACGTCCGCGGCTTCATGTCCGGCGCTTTCAAGGGATGA
- a CDS encoding carbohydrate ABC transporter permease: MVVTAPPAPARRRARRPLGGPAQGWGFAAPTALFVVFLFVIPLLLVLQMSGSDWPLLGGNRGLNLPENYVDAVDHRLFWDSIRFTLLYTVITTVLLIGLGLGLALLVQESTRWKGLLRTAFLVPSALGLASASLLFYVLYSPLAGPFADLMDAWGITFLGTPEGALWSTVFLIVWRYAGFYMLLMLVGLQGIPDEVYEAARIDGASRWQTFRDITVPLLRPTFALTTVMCVTGSLLAFEQFYILTKGGPDNSTVTIVQLIYSVAFQGQNNLGVAGALSVLVLLALIVINFFQLRAFRRPDES; this comes from the coding sequence ATGGTCGTCACCGCACCTCCCGCTCCCGCCCGCCGGCGGGCGCGTCGCCCCCTCGGCGGGCCGGCACAGGGCTGGGGCTTCGCTGCTCCCACGGCGCTGTTCGTCGTCTTCCTGTTCGTCATCCCGCTGTTGCTCGTCCTCCAGATGTCGGGCTCGGACTGGCCGCTCCTGGGTGGCAACCGCGGGCTGAACCTCCCCGAGAACTACGTCGATGCCGTCGATCACCGGTTGTTCTGGGATTCGATCCGGTTCACGCTGCTCTACACCGTCATCACGACGGTCCTGCTGATCGGTCTCGGCCTCGGACTCGCCCTGCTCGTGCAGGAGAGCACGCGCTGGAAGGGGCTGCTCCGCACGGCCTTCCTCGTCCCTTCCGCCCTGGGCCTCGCGTCCGCGTCGCTGCTCTTCTACGTCCTGTACTCGCCTCTCGCTGGGCCCTTCGCCGATCTGATGGATGCCTGGGGCATCACGTTCCTGGGTACGCCCGAGGGTGCGCTCTGGTCGACCGTCTTCCTCATCGTGTGGCGGTACGCGGGCTTCTACATGCTGCTCATGCTGGTGGGCCTGCAGGGAATCCCCGACGAGGTGTACGAGGCCGCGCGGATCGACGGTGCCTCGCGCTGGCAGACCTTCCGCGACATCACCGTGCCGCTTCTGCGGCCGACCTTCGCGCTCACCACCGTCATGTGCGTGACCGGCTCCCTGCTCGCGTTCGAGCAGTTCTACATCCTCACCAAGGGCGGGCCCGACAACAGCACGGTCACGATCGTGCAGCTCATCTACAGCGTCGCGTTCCAAGGGCAGAACAACCTCGGAGTGGCCGGAGCGCTCTCGGTGCTCGTGCTGCTCGCTCTGATCGTCATCAACTTCTTCCAGCTGCGTGCCTTCCGCCGCCCCGACGAGAGCTGA